DNA sequence from the Nakaseomyces glabratus chromosome E, complete sequence genome:
TCATATGATGTATCTTGTTTGAGTTTTTTCTAGTGTTTGCTATAATACTTTGCGCCAATCTATTTTTAGCTTTTGCCCAGAGAATATTTCCACATTCCTAGCTATTTTTAGCGCGCCGtcaaaaaagataataaaatgaatgTTATAATATTACATGATACATGAGAGGTCGAATAGGCGCGTAGCGCTATTCCATATGGGTGGGATGAACAAGTGTAGCTGTTCCATATATGTTGATATACTAAAAGTGTCTTAGGTGAATGTCTTATGTCTTAAAGGATTGTGCATAggttgttttttttctttttcttcttctcctgtTTTATTTCAGCAGGAGATGCAGATGACTGAGGTGATGATGCATGTGCTCTTGGTTTCTGCTTCTTTGAGGCGGCAGTCGCTGGTGCAGTACCCTTCTTATCTTGTTGTGTATTTCTAGAGCTGTTTGTAGCTATCTGCTTGCGTAATGTGTCCTGATTTGATCCGCTTTGGTGTTTCTTCAGCGATCCTGGCGAATTTGATCTATTCGTGTTTGTTCTGGATAAGGTAGACTTCTTGGTAGATTGTTGTGACGATGGAGTCGCGTTGCTGTTGCTCCGTGTGTTCTTAAAAGGTGAGTGTGGTCTGTCGTTATTCGATGACATGTTGCCCTGGCTCCCGTTCTTCCTCAGTGGATCATTTAGGGATGCTTGCGAGAGGGATGGGTGGTTGTTGGTGGTGTTCGTCACCGTTTCTATCTCATTCCTTATGATCTGCCTCACCAGGTCAACGAATACTTCGTCGACGTTGCTGCGCAGCAAGGCGCTGGTTTCATAGAAGGGCACTTTACCCCACTGCGAGCTCACGCCGATACCTTCCTCGACTGGGATGATTCTGTCGTCTACCAGATCGGCCTTGTTGCCGACCAGCACCATGGGCACCCGCTGGGAGTCCTTGATCCGCAGCACTTGTTCTTTCAGCTCCATCAGTTCGCGCAGGGAGTCGCGGTCTGTCACAGAGTACACCAGCAGGAAGCCCATGCCGGCCTTTATGTACAGCTCCCGCATCGCGGTGAACTGCGCCACGCCCGCGGTGTCCAGAATCTCCAGGTCAAACACCTTGTTGTCGATCTCGATTGTCTTACGGTATGAATCCTCGATGGTGGGGTCGTACGTGTCCAAGTAAACACCTTGCACAAACTGCACGGTCAGCGAGGACTTCCCTACACCACCGGCACCCAGCACTACCAGCTTATAATCACGCATCTCTTCCTGGCTTTTTGCTTAATACCTGTCCTGCCAGTGCCAGTGCCAATGCCAGTGCCAATGCAAGGATCAGCATCACCATTGTTATATgagaatttttttatttttttttgccctCCCGCAAGGAGAAGTCGCAGGTGAAGAACGAGAATGCCGAGCAAATTCCTGGAGAGCAAATAAATTCGTACCAGGCATCATCATATGACGGGGGGTATACCTTGCACTACACGCATTTGCAAAGCAAGTCCAGATATACAGGGTATCTGGGAACTTCGATGGCACCGTTCATAATCTTACAGCAGGGAGGGTCTTCACCGCAGCGCTATGGGATGTTAGAGTAGCATCTACCAGGGTGTTAGGCGTATGAGTATATGTCATCCAGACATAGTCATCGATCATATCATCTAGTCATATACTCATCGATCATATACCCATCGATCGTATCATCTAGCCGTCGAGCCGTCGGGCTCATAGCCGTCGGGCACATAGCCGTCGGGCGCTTATTCCGTGGATCCTCGCGACACGCCACAGTTTTGTCTGCAGCGCGCAAGAAAGCTCCCCCCGGCAGTGTGGGCAGTGCCAGAAGTGTGGGAAGTGTGGAGGGAGTTACCCGGCTACGGCACCGGTGCCGTGTATAGTACCGTAAGACGGTGTGGAGGTCACGTTTATTCTTtcacaaatttttttcagttccAGAAtcgttggtggtggggGGGGAGGAAGCCGTGGGCCTCATCTCGAAGAGTCCCCCCATCTCTTCTAGATCCGCACCagtgtatatatataaggTTGTTCTCTTCTCAGCTGGATCCTGATTCTACTTCTATGAGATAACCCCACCCACAGTACTGTTATTCGAGAATAATGGATTCTAGACACAACGTTATAGATTTGGTTGGTAACACTCCGCTTATCGAGCTGAAGAAGCTGCCTAAGGCGTATGGTATTCGTCCTCGTGTGTTTGCCAAGCTGGAGCTGTACAACCCAGGTGGTTCCATCAAGGACCGTATCGCCAAGAGCATGATCGAGTACGCAGAGGAGCAAGGCATCATCCACCCTTCGAGGTCTACGCTGATCGAGCCCACCTCTGGTAACACCGGTATTGGTCTTGCGCTTATCGGTGCCGTCAAGGGTTACAGAACTATTATCACGTTGCCTGAGAAGATGTCCAATGAGAAAGTTAGTGTTCTGAAGGCGCTTGGTGCTGAGATTATCAGGACGCCAACGGAGGCTGCTTGGGACTCTCCCGAGTCGCACATCGGTGTGGCCCGCCGTCTGGAGAAGGAGATCCCTGGCGCGATCATCCTGGACCAGTACAACAACATGAAGAACCCCGAGGCCCACTACTTCGGTACCGGTCGCGAAATCCAGAAGCAGCTGGAGGACCTGAAGCTGTTCTCCCACTTGAACGCCGTGGTCGCCGGTGCCGGTACTGGTGGTACCATCTCCGGTATCTCCAAGTACTTGAAGGAGCAGAACCCAGAGATCAAGATCGTCGGCGCTGACCCTGTCGGCTCCATCCTTGCCCAGCCAGAGAACTTGAACGAGACCGAGATCACCTCTTACAAAGTCGAAGGTATCGGCTACGACTTCATCCCAGAAGTGCTAGACAGATCCTTGGTCGACGTGTGGTACAAGACCGACGACAAGCCTGCCTTCAAGTACGCAAGACAGCTGATCTCCAACGAGGGTGTCCTGATCGGTGGCTCCTCCGGTTCTGCGTTCACAGCGCTAGTCGAGTACTGCAACGACCACCCAGAACTGTCCGAAGACGACGTCCTGGTCGCCATCTTCCCAGACTCCATCAGATCGTACTTGACCAAGTTCGTCGACGACGAATGGTTGAAGACAAACGACCTGTGGGACGACGAGATCCTGAAGCGCGTAGACTTCGAcgaaaagaagaagccaGCCACCGACGACGTCTTCAAGGGCGCCACCGTCAAGGACTTGCACTTGAAGCCAGTGGTCGCCGTCAAGGACAACGCCTTGGTCTCCGACGTCATCTCCATCCTAAGAGACAACGCCTTCGACCAACTGCCTGTCCTGACACAAGACGGTAAGCTAACGGGTCTGGTGACTTTGTCCCAATTGCTAAAGAAGCTATCCACCGGCAAAGTTAACAACACAGACACAATCAAGAACCTATACTTGGATTTCAGAAAGTTGAACAACTTCGACGAAGTCTCCTCTTACAACGAAAACAAGTCCggtaagaagaagttcGTCCAATTCACTTCCGAATCCACTTTGGCTGAATTGAACAAGTTCTTCGAAAAGAACTCCAGTGCCGTCATCACAGATGGATTGAAGCCTGTTCACATCGTTACAAAGATGGACTTGCTAAGTTACTTGGCTTCCACCGCTTGAAGCAATAACCAGCAAAAAAacgaaaaagaaaaaaacttCGATAAATATAGATTCAACGTACTATAATTCTAGCATTCTTATCAACGCTCTAATAGCGCACTATTACACCCATCGACCCATGTTTATCTAATGTATTTATATAGTTTCTCAAACCTCTCGCTTCTGCTGTAACGACAGGAGCAAATTCTGtacacttttttttataaactAAATAAACATATGATAGATGCACATAACAGTTCTCGCCAAGTAATCGACTATGCAGGTGCAAATAACTGACTTTATAATGCTTCTCATTATCCACCAGATCTAAATATCAGAATTGACGACATAGTTAAGAGGGTCCTTTCACGTAAAAAATCTTTTCTACGGTAAACTCTTATTTTGAGGGACCGATGCCGACACTAATAGGACTGTTGAGTCAATTCTGACTGCTGTCAAAAGGTTATACCATTTGACAACTCGCTAAGTGTGCAGCTATCTTACTGTTTTCCCCCGTCTTGCTGTTATAATACGTCTTTCAGCGTCTCATTAGCAGCCCTATAGCACGAAAACTAGCATTACGTCATATACATAACAGATGAGTGATCCTAGAAAGAGAAATACGCGACACCAACTTACGCCAGATAACTTATCTACATCCATTCTGGTTACTAATATACCTAGTGATTGGAACCAAGACGTGGTTTCTTCAGTAGTGGCAGGGTCAGGTCCCATTATTGACATCAGCAGTCGTAAAGACCCACGTACAGGCAAAGTAAACGGACTGGTTTATGACTACCGGGAACCACAGGACTGCAGAAGGGCCTATGACCTCTTGCAAAGGGTAGAGAAACTACCGTTTGAGTTGGAGAGAATAATACCATCTAATTATAAGAATAGGACAGAGAGCGTGAAGGATAAGCCAGAGATTCAGCTGGATAGGGAGAATTTTCCCTGGAATGCACAATTGTCATTACCATTTGATATGATCTCAGAAGTACCTCTACCTAAGAAGGCACCAACAGCGACGGCCACTTCAAGTAATACTACGAAGAATAATGATAACAATATAGTAAATAGCATAGGAAGTAATGGTGTGGTAGTATTCCCCGAAATACTCATAAAAAGCTCTCAGAACCTGCCTAAGTTAGAGAAGGAGGCATTAGAAAGCTCGGATCCTATATCGGCCAACCTAAGTAAAATACCACCTGCCCAGATGATCGAGGTAATATCCAACTTAAAGATGTTGGCAAATCAACATAATACTAAGAGGTCCCAATTAGAGACATTTTTGAAGTCtaataatgatattttgatgACCATGTCACAGGCAATGTTAGAGATGGGCTTTATCGACTACGAGGTGGTAACACAAGTCATGAAAGATGTAACTAAGGAATCCAAGAGTGGGAAATCTACCAATAGTAACAGCAATAGTAACAGTAACAGCAACAGCGCTACTCCTATAATGCCGCAATTTAATACAATGGCTACACCACCTATGGCTATGGGTGGTATGGTCCCACCAGTAAACAACATGAACATGGGTGGTATGGTGCCGATGCAAGGATTTATGCCAGCTGCTCCACAATTCAACTACAGCCCTCCACCACCAGTACCCGCACCAATGCAAGTTCCAATGTCAGGACCGGTATCTACCCCAACTCAGGCCCCACCAGTTCCTATGCCAGCACCAGTACAAATGAATGAACCAGAAATTAACGTCATCAAGCTACAACAACTACCAGAAAACCAAAGAGAGATGGTCAAGCAAGTGCTGAAACTAACTGATAGCCAGATCGCAGCACTTCCGGAGCAACAGCGTGCTATGGTCACAAATCTACGTAAAGAGTATTTGTACTgaagtatataaatataacatTCACTCTGTAAGCATTCTGTACTCCAGTTTATGTACTGATATCGTTGGCGAAGTGACCTTTCATGTGATAGCCTTATAATCACTTCGTGCCCATTGTTTACTTGAGCACAATCTTGGCATCAAATGCAGTAAGTGCCGTGTGGCAACTAACATGTTACACATTCAGCAGAATGCCATCAACCTTCGTCCGTATGGCTAGAGCCTCTCGCCGTGAAGTTGAGTCAGACTTAGTTAAGTTCCGAGTCACACAACCCACACATTGCTTGTCTCCTTCACTTTCCCAGAATATGGCTCTAAGGAACTATCTAGCAAAAAATGACGCAATCTCCAAATAGTGATTGTCAAGGCACCTAGCCACTGGCACACTTCTTGTTAGTTAAACTGTGTCCCCAATCATATTTCTAATGATTTTATAAAATGTATAAAATGGATTACTGTCTCGGAGATCGATAAAAAGTACTATTCACAAGTCCATGTGAAAGTAAAGCAACTTCCAAAAGTGCAATAAGTTCAACCAGAAATTCAACTAGTATCTTCAACAGATAACATATTTCCGTTAGTGTGTAGATAGTGTAAATCTTCACATGCTAAAAGGAGTCGAGACTTAATAGTATATaaataagaaaatattaagGTCTACTGCACATTTGGATACCATTTGGATACCtaataattaatatattgcaAACAGAAATACAACTCGTACATTGGATATGTCAGTTGTTGCTAACGTTGAAGTCAAAATGAAAGGCAGAACACGGAGTTCTGGTATACATTTTGACCCGCCAGAGACTCACGATATGGTGAGATCGCTATTCGATCCTCGCATCAAGAAATCTTATTTGGAGATAGTAATAGCTTCTGtgattttatcaaattttgtgGTTTGTTACTGGCTCCTGAATAGTTATGGACTTCAGGTCGCAAAATACTGCTTCCTCGGGCAGTATGTGTTCTGGAGATTGTCATATAACCTAGGTATTGGTTGTGTACTACACTACCAGTCTCATTATGAAACGCTGACGAATTTTGCCAAGACTCACAGACTATTTtctaaaaagaataatgcGTTTTTGGCTAAATTTGCCCAATTTGAAATAAGCTCTAAGATGCCTACTAATTACAATATTTCTGAATACCCAGAAGAGTTAAATGTATGGCTGCTGTTTCGTCAATTCGTGGATTTGATTTTAATGCAGGATTTTGCAACTTATATGGTCTACGTTTATTTATCCATGTCATCATGGAGATTTACTTGGAGAACAGGTCTTGGTTTGGCCatgattttatttaatatctGGGTCAAACTGGATGCTCATCGTGTTGTTAAAGATTACGCCTGGTACTGGggtgatttctttttcttacAAGATTCTGAACTAATATTTGACGGTGTATTCAACATCTCTCCACATCCAATGTACTCTATCGGTTATTTAGGCTATTATGGTTTATCATTAATCTGTGGTGATTATAGAGTTTTATTGGTGTCAGTCTTTGGGCATCTACTGCAGTTTGTTTTCCTGAAATATGTTGAAACCCCACATATTGATCGTACCTATGGTACAtctgaaacaaaagaattaaCTAACGGCACTGTAGATGATCAGATTGCAAGAGAACATAATGACTACACCCATCCGTTGATCAGTAACGGTTTGtttttggaaaattttgataaactGAGATTTACGGACTATTTCACAGTTTTTACAACTTGGGCTATTTTTTCCTGGACGGTTTTTGGAACACCCACTTCAAGGAGATTGTTCTATTTGACTTTTGTCGCAAAACTATCAACTTGGCTGTTATTATCATATGTCTTGTATAGGCAATCCAAGGAAAAATGGTTTACTAAATTGTATCTGAAAAATGGTTACACTCAAGTTCACTGTTTTCAACAATGGCAATTTCTCTATAATTACTCACTTGTTATCTCTTATACACTGCTGGTTTGTCAAACTCTGATAAAAATTAAGGAGATATTCCCAGCGATTGACTATAGTCAGATTATTTTTGGGTTGATATGTTGTGCGTTGCAAATATGGTGTAATACTGAGATTAGATCTGCTATTTCTGATTTTGGTTGGTTTTATGGTGACTTCTTTTTAATCAATTACATTGTCGACAGAAAATTAACCACGCAAGGTATTTACAGGTATTTGAACAACCCAGAGGCTATTTTGGGTGTTGCTGGTGTTTGGGGTTCCGTATTGATGACAGATTTTGCTTGGGAAAACATTGCTTTGGGTATGTTGTGGACAGCTacaaattttgttttggttaaatttattgaaaccCCACATGTCTCAAAAGTATACGGTCCTTCCGCAGACCGTATGAGTGGAGTTGAGAAGACGTTGTATAATATTAAGCCTTTGAGAAGAGTCTCTGAATTAGTTGACAAAGCAGAGCATATTATTCTTCGTTCATTTTTGAATCACGAAACACCTCTAAGCtcaaattatttgaaatcGGGTTCGCcaatatcattttcaaacaATTCCGATGACTCTGATAGCGGTTCTGAAGAAGCCGTCCCAAAACCTGATAGAGCTGATAAAGATATATTGTGGGAAAATGCTGTTGAGCATGCAATTCACAAAGTTAGCTCTCAGTTAGGACCCTATTGTGATTTAGAGATTTTGGGAttagatgaaaaaaataaggcAATACTACCAAATGTTCTTACTGTTGAATGGAAACTTCCAACTAAATTATATCATGAAAAAGACTGGATTGGTTTATATAATGTTCTGGATACCAAGAATATCCGTGAAAGAACTAGGGTCAGTTCATCTGGTCACTGGAGTGGTACATCCCCAGAGGGTTATCCACATGACTTGAAAAACACTAAATGTATTCAAGAGTTTCAACGTACAGAAAACTATGTCTGTGGTAAAATCAGTTTTGATGCTAATCTTATGTATTTTAAGCATGGTATCTATGAGTTTAGATACCATTCAAAGGGTACACATAGAGTTCTTTTGGTTTCCAAACCGTTCGAGATATCCTATCCTCATTTTGAAGCATCCTCTGCTGAAGTATTAAATATTGAGCTGAAGAAGTTTTTGACCGAGCTCCATGTCTTAAAGAATAATAGATTTGATGATAAAGGAAATGACTACTTCAAAATCCttaatttgaaaagacTTATTCGTGATTCCGTTGGTATAGAATTGTCAACGGATTATATCAAGAGAGTCAATGGGGATATCGATGTTATTGCTAAGAGAGTTTGGGAAATTAAGGAAGTACTAGACAAATTAGAGTAATGATATTCATATCACCACCTTGTACCGCTTCATTGAATGCAAATAATTCATATGCATAAATAACCATTatatatagatatataaatattcaatAGAATTTACAGAATAATTCATTTTAATCGTTAAATATACTTTTCAAAACTATATGTTAATTCTTATGCTGCTGCTCTGTTAGCCAAATATGTTCTCATCAAAGCTCTATACTCTAAGTATTGAGATTTACAAGTCTCAATGCACTCAACTATGTCGGAATTGTCTTCGTTGTCCTTCCAAAACCCAACAACTTCTTGTCCACCTTTAATAAATGAAGCGACACTCCCATTGTGTTGACCTGCAGCTGCTAGATCTATAATTTCGATATCAGCATCTATTAAAGCCATGGTTATTGATGATATGCAGTGGGGGAGTATTTTATAGATGTTTGATTTCCTGACTGGAGCAGCTGGTTCTTgctctttgaaattttcGAGACTTTTTTCAtatgttatatatataaagatGTCAATTCCTGACTTTGGGTATCTTTTAAGATTTATAACGCTGTTGAATATGCTGGTTAGGAAATTGGCTACCTCTTTCAACTCTCTAGATTCGTATTTCTCTAAAAGACCATTTTTAAGCTGTATAGATAAGGAAGCTTGTGAAGTAAACGAACCTCTAACTGACTTCGGACCGTACACAGAAGTGATTAAAGATGTTTGGTGATGAGTAATCTTGGTATCTTTGATCTCTACTAAAGCTGAACCATTGCAATTAGCAATAAATCCAGTATGCAATGctatcttttcttcattattgTCATCAtgcttttttgtttcatcTGGTTTGCTTGCGGTTGTGCTGAAAACTAACGGTTTGGCACTAGAAGGTCCTAAAAGCCTCCTTCTATCTTGGACGTTCATATTAAATTGGTGTTGTTAAACTATTCTCTTGCTGATACTTCAAGGTTACTATTCAGAGTTGTCTCATCGTATTTGTACCTGTTATTTTATGCTTTGTGATGCCTCATCGCCTAGAAAATTTTTGCaggcgatgagctcttAGTTTAAAATGACGTCATGAGATTCATATTATAGAGTCCGTATTAGTATGTTATTTAAGTTACTCAAGCCATTTATAAATACTTggagaaagaaattgatgaaatattACTGAGTCTTTTCTTGCTAAAATGcttatataataaaaatatggGAGTGTTCTTTTacagagaaagaaaaaaataataataatgatgaaaGTAATCCCAAATCgaaataaaatagtaaACACGCAGTGCAACTAATATACAGAAATAATAGAGAGGACGAGATAAATCTCGAAAATAATTGTCAATGGTTATTGAATAAAATGCCCTGAAGTTAATaaacagaaaaaattaGAGTAAAAGAAGATGGAAATTGGAAAAGAGTATTACAAAACTGTGAAGAATCATTTTTAAAATGATATCAAAGCTTGTTGAATGAATTAAGCTTTAATGccatttttaaaaaaaaataatacagTGTTAGTATCCGATTGGAAATAgaaatgagaaaaaaaaataatgacGAATGTTAATTATGAGtccttattattttttttaaacgTTTTAATCGAAGGTCTTCTTTTGGCCAGCGAAGGCGGTTCTTGGCTTACCTAGAGGAGCTTGGTTGGCACCGGAACCAGAAGGTCTGAAACCACCACGGTTACCACCGTTGTTACCACCACGGCCACCTCTGAAGCCACCGCTGTTACCACCACGGCCACCTCTGAAACCACCACGAGAGCCaccgttaccgccgttaccaCCGTTGTTTGGCTTTGGAGTAGAGTAGTCAAGTCTGACTGGTCTGTTGTCAATGTATTCACCTTGTAGAGCTTCTAGAGCCTTCTTGGCGTCATCGATGCTGGTGTATTGAACGTAACCGAAACCCTTTGGTTGTTCAGTTTCTGGGTGAGTTGGGATACGGACGGAGATGATTTCACCGAACTTACCAAAGATCTCGTAGATGTTGTCTCTGTCAGCGTTGAACGACAGGTTACCCAAGAACAAAGTGTCAGATGGTTCGGATGGGATGTCACCGAATCTCTTTTGGCGGTCTTCTCTTGGGTTGACAGTTGGTTTACTGGTGGACATGTCGACATTGATTGGTCTACCGTCGATTTCCTTACCGTGCATTTCCTTGACGGCCTTTTCAGCGTAGGACTTGTCTTCGAAGTCAACGTAACCGTAGCCACGAGATCTGTCAGTACCTCTTTCGTACATGACTCTAGCGGCAACGACACCACCGATGTGTTCGAATTCTTGCTTCAACCATTCGTCATCGATGGACCAGGATAGTCTACCAACGAAAACGGTGGCAGGTTCACCATCAGTCTTAGCCTTCTTTGGAGAagattcttcttcttcgtctTCAGCCTTACGCTTCTTAGAGtccttttcttccttggcctcctcttcttcatcagaagaGCTGGAGTCGGAGTCGGATTCAGAGTCGGAAGAGCTGGAGCTGGAGCTAGAGCTGGATTCAGAGTCAGAGGATTCCTTCTTGTCCTCCTTAGATTCTTCAGAGTCAGATTCAGAGtcagaagaggaagaggaggaagaggaagaagattCCTTCTTGTCTTCCTTGGATTCTTCAGAGTCGGATTCAGAATCGGAATCGGATTCAGAAGAGCTGGAGTCAGAAGAGCTGGAGTCGGAAGATTCCTTGGTCTTCTTTGGTTCTTCGTCATCAGAGGAttcagaagaagaggaatCAGAGGAGCTAGATTCAGAAGATGAggaggatgaggatgaggaaTCGGATGAAGATTCAACTTCCTTCTTAGCGAGCTTTAGGTCCTTCTTGGATACCTTCTTAGTTGTAGATTTAGCCATTGGGTGAtgttatttatatatgtgGATGGTTGTGATTCTGTGATATGAAATTAACCAATAAATGAATATACAGAGACAATAAGAACACTACAACCCCCCATTGAAAATACCAATactttatatatgaaattgggatgcgatgagatgctcatcgcaagaaAAAATTCTTTCTGCAGAaaatttgtgaaaaaaaaattttcagccaaattggaaaaaaaagaaagaaacaaatgTAACACTATACTTAAAGTCATGTGATATATTAAATGTGAAAACTGGACTAGGCATGGTcccccacacacacaccatcTTTATGTTTGGCTGTTGATCAATGGTATTTTATATAAGTAAATTATAGTCAATACATTGCTTGAACCTGAGCATGTTATCTTTTTTATACCAGCTGAGCAGTGTTCTGTGTGGGTAGTTTTGGCGCGGCACACAAACTGCGAGTTGGAACGCCaagtaataaaatcaaaaagcGTAGAACACTATTACATAATCAATTATTTCTCGAGCAAGCGTCTAGTATGTAATCCATGTTAATATAACTCTATTTCCATATCAGGGTCGGAGGCTAATTTAAAACTCTCATCCAATACCATTAAATTAGATGTTGGGGTATTAATAGTCCTGATCGGGTAATCATCGGTGTTATAATGGGGGTGGGACACATGAAAAAGGGAAGAACAATATCTCGGAAAGCTATTTCCCACAGAACGCTACGTAGAAACAGATATACCACATCTCTTCTTGTTCCCCCCCAGTGAAATCTCGTAAGAGAGCAGTATATCGTCTAACAGATAGCGTAGACCCTCCCTTTTCGCCTTTCCGCCCTTCCCCACTATCGTGCCAGCGCACCATCTTAGTGTGAAACTGGGAAGCAGAAAGCCTGTGCGCTTGAGAGGTGTATAGGTGTATACCACTATTGACTGCTACAAGGGATCACATTTCACTTTGCATATCCATTCATATTGGAAATCTATTAGGTTATAGCTTCGATTGTATAAATAAGGTACTTTTTTGTAGTATACAGCATTGATATAGAGAAAAATAGTCGTAACAAATATTTATGTTTACTTTGGAACCGTTAATGTATATGCCGAACTAGCAGCGGGGACGTCTATTTCTTCTTAGATAGTGAGGCGTTTCTCTTCCTGAATTCTAGCAGTTCCAATTGTCTTTGTTCTTTGACCACCAAGGATGGTCTCCtgtttgaagatgaagatgcgGACGAGGACATGCTTGCCTGTCTTGAGTGTGTAGGGGAGACTGGCACTCTTAGAAACGAGTCTCGTCTGTGGCCGTTGTGgtcttcgtcttcttcatcgtcgGTTAATATGGCAGA
Encoded proteins:
- the MTR3 gene encoding exosome non-catalytic core subunit MTR3 (CAGL0E03223g~Ortholog(s) have role in U4 snRNA 3'-end processing, exonucleolytic trimming to generate mature 3'-end of 5.8S rRNA from tricistronic rRNA transcript (SSU-rRNA, 5.8S rRNA and LSU-rRNA), more), producing MNVQDRRRLLGPSSAKPLVFSTTASKPDETKKHDDNNEEKIALHTGFIANCNGSALVEIKDTKITHHQTSLITSVYGPKSVRGSFTSQASLSIQLKNGLLEKYESRELKEVANFLTSIFNSVINLKRYPKSGIDIFIYITYEKSLENFKEQEPAAPVRKSNIYKILPHCISSITMALIDADIEIIDLAAAGQHNGSVASFIKGGQEVVGFWKDNEDNSDIVECIETCKSQYLEYRALMRTYLANRAAA
- the NSR1 gene encoding Nsr1p (CAGL0E03245g~Ortholog(s) have mRNA binding, nuclear localization sequence binding, single-stranded telomeric DNA binding activity and role in single-species biofilm formation on inanimate substrate) gives rise to the protein MAKSTTKKVSKKDLKLAKKEVESSSDSSSSSSSSSESSSSDSSSSESSDDEEPKKTKESSDSSSSDSSSSESDSDSESDSEESKEDKKESSSSSSSSSSDSESDSEESKEDKKESSDSESSSSSSSSSSDSESDSDSSSSDEEEEAKEEKDSKKRKAEDEEEESSPKKAKTDGEPATVFVGRLSWSIDDEWLKQEFEHIGGVVAARVMYERGTDRSRGYGYVDFEDKSYAEKAVKEMHGKEIDGRPINVDMSTSKPTVNPREDRQKRFGDIPSEPSDTLFLGNLSFNADRDNIYEIFGKFGEIISVRIPTHPETEQPKGFGYVQYTSIDDAKKALEALQGEYIDNRPVRLDYSTPKPNNGGNGGNGGSRGGFRGGRGGNSGGFRGGRGGNNGGNRGGFRPSGSGANQAPLGKPRTAFAGQKKTFD